In one Shewanella loihica PV-4 genomic region, the following are encoded:
- a CDS encoding multiheme c-type cytochrome yields the protein MMKRYSISTAVKAAFGVGALSLALVGCGGSDGKDGEDGKPGEIAVDINSATAVQTKIESASYDAAAKTLSFEFSLTNPNGVAVTGLEALTDPLRIAFGRMGTRSEAFTPYSLEDGTQVTGRADGDEEIWLSYRNASKNGVPMTGTNNWRPTRDCPEGLNCLSYLGEGRYRVTAPEIIDTNGLDYDYDANRINGIYLITYGVGQNKLKNVEAYYWDPLTEQSVSSPKKVLEMDTCTSCHVGQDHIRHGNYGNTADGCGFCHTDYTQYSGSGIDGEGNTVEFNFDGSIKGLVHAVHTGITEGDRRELAKFNSVIANANNPAFTYEFDGAALDSEGNPKAELNFPASTANCQSCHVSYTTTEETLPEGLTAHALAWFGDKDVTSCQSCHGEYHKGSSLVAPGEEGATMVGCVTCHSSQDGNTRGGAFRHFAGHEQASSQAASQAGILVGASYSQIAWDETSATLSFTLNLNKGEEAVTSLHVPRVTVYVNAVDAVKPDAYLAARTSGSATANPDGSYTVTVDASKPNYGLPSLAEVIANGADLAITSSFSTCFKNKSSTLVELDGEGNCAGVLSANAAKTEFVKLDGTPGAVRASAVDYDNCASCHNNDMVARKGAAHYRNADVHTCAQCHEAGDYNSLVVRVHGTFGKAHGRADVHQLVSSANCSACHSDLNFGLENARSTPMRWNKGDASYSSPQAGVCASCHVSSSYEIGGGKDAAKSHIESMGGVVAGSYEAAMLNSESCLTCHSAEKVAELHKQN from the coding sequence ATGATGAAACGGTATTCAATCAGTACCGCAGTCAAAGCAGCATTCGGTGTCGGAGCCTTATCTCTGGCGCTGGTCGGCTGTGGCGGCAGCGATGGTAAAGATGGTGAAGATGGCAAGCCTGGTGAAATCGCGGTCGATATCAACAGCGCGACTGCGGTCCAAACCAAGATAGAAAGCGCCAGCTATGACGCGGCGGCCAAGACCCTAAGCTTCGAATTTAGCCTGACCAATCCTAATGGCGTCGCCGTCACAGGATTAGAGGCGCTCACCGACCCACTACGCATCGCCTTCGGTCGTATGGGCACCCGCAGCGAGGCCTTCACACCCTACAGCCTGGAAGATGGCACCCAGGTCACCGGCCGCGCCGATGGCGACGAGGAGATCTGGCTCTCTTACCGCAACGCCAGCAAGAACGGCGTACCTATGACGGGCACCAACAACTGGCGTCCAACTCGCGACTGCCCAGAAGGACTGAATTGCCTAAGTTACCTAGGCGAAGGCCGTTATCGGGTCACGGCGCCAGAGATAATAGACACCAACGGCCTGGACTACGACTATGATGCCAACCGTATCAATGGTATCTACCTGATCACCTATGGTGTGGGCCAAAACAAGCTGAAGAATGTCGAAGCCTACTACTGGGATCCTTTGACCGAGCAGTCGGTCTCTTCGCCTAAGAAAGTGCTGGAGATGGATACCTGTACCAGCTGTCACGTAGGTCAGGATCATATCCGCCACGGCAACTATGGTAATACCGCCGACGGCTGTGGTTTCTGCCACACTGACTATACACAGTACAGCGGCTCAGGTATCGATGGCGAAGGCAACACGGTCGAATTTAACTTTGATGGCTCCATCAAGGGACTGGTTCACGCAGTGCACACAGGCATCACAGAGGGGGATCGCCGCGAGCTGGCCAAGTTCAACTCGGTTATCGCCAATGCCAACAACCCAGCCTTTACCTATGAGTTTGATGGTGCGGCGCTCGATAGCGAAGGCAATCCTAAGGCCGAGCTTAACTTCCCGGCCTCGACAGCCAACTGTCAAAGCTGTCACGTAAGCTACACCACCACAGAAGAAACCTTGCCCGAAGGCCTGACCGCTCACGCCCTGGCTTGGTTTGGCGATAAAGATGTGACCAGCTGTCAGAGCTGTCATGGCGAATACCACAAGGGCAGCAGCCTGGTGGCGCCGGGTGAAGAAGGCGCAACCATGGTAGGTTGTGTCACCTGTCACAGCAGCCAAGATGGCAATACCCGCGGCGGCGCCTTCCGTCACTTTGCCGGCCACGAGCAGGCCAGCAGCCAGGCCGCGTCACAGGCCGGTATCTTAGTCGGTGCTAGCTACAGCCAGATCGCCTGGGATGAAACCAGCGCGACCTTAAGCTTTACCCTTAACCTGAATAAGGGTGAAGAGGCGGTTACCAGCCTACATGTACCGCGCGTTACCGTGTACGTTAATGCCGTCGATGCGGTTAAACCTGACGCCTACCTGGCGGCGCGCACCAGTGGTAGTGCAACCGCGAATCCTGATGGCAGCTATACGGTGACCGTCGATGCGTCTAAGCCTAACTATGGCCTACCTTCACTGGCCGAGGTTATTGCCAATGGGGCCGATCTGGCGATCACCTCAAGCTTTAGCACCTGCTTTAAGAACAAGTCTTCAACCTTGGTTGAACTTGACGGCGAAGGCAACTGCGCCGGCGTATTAAGTGCCAACGCGGCGAAGACTGAGTTTGTTAAGCTTGACGGAACGCCTGGTGCGGTGCGTGCCAGCGCCGTGGACTATGACAACTGCGCAAGCTGTCACAACAACGACATGGTGGCCCGTAAGGGTGCGGCGCACTACCGCAACGCCGACGTACACACCTGTGCCCAATGTCACGAAGCCGGTGACTACAACAGCCTGGTGGTTCGCGTTCACGGTACCTTCGGTAAGGCCCATGGCCGCGCCGATGTGCATCAACTGGTCAGCAGCGCCAACTGCTCAGCCTGTCACAGCGATCTCAACTTCGGTCTAGAGAATGCACGCTCAACCCCGATGCGCTGGAACAAGGGCGATGCCAGCTACTCCAGCCCACAGGCCGGTGTGTGCGCCTCTTGCCACGTCTCATCGAGCTATGAGATCGGCGGTGGTAAAGATGCGGCCAAGTCTCACATCGAGAGCATGGGCGGCGTCGTTGCCGGCAGCTATGAAGCGGCCATGCTAAACAGCGAGTCATGCCTCACCTGCCACAGCGCAGAGAAGGTCGCCGAGCTGCACAAGCAAAACTAA
- a CDS encoding OmcA/MtrC family decaheme c-type cytochrome, producing MMKKFNVNAATKAVLGAGLLSFALSGCGSDGKDGEDGKDGVIGVNIDTTPTLQATFTNATIDAGKVTVDFKLQDANGVAVLGLTKDHDLRFGVAQLTHVVETKADGETADRGFQWQAYINSEKAPNPDWVPEGDTDINPSNQFQANVEQAAKCDDCLVDNEDGSYTYTFQTNIANVTSPVTVTYDADATQRITLELEQPSVTANANYDFQPSSGATKGIQTRNVVAIETCYTCHQPESLALHGGRRINIENCASCHTATSGDPETGNSVDFTYMIHAIHRGEERHTYDADGNQVPAPYKVIGYGGGVHDYGKVMFPQKPAADCSACHVEGSNAPANADLYKADLSNTACIACHSEKPSSHHSSTDCMACHNSTEPYGGTGSAFKRHGDVLKAYQDAEAMSVKFSNIGVDANGKFVFDVQVLGADGAALDGELLDPKSRVVVAWDIDKDFPAYSDASYSNRRIALEEGVYNAETKTYTLTGTKFDLPADANGKTFELWSALKVCFNNGGYGVAEIKPTACATEGVRKVEAKQEAMHFVWKDGAIDDSATPAERRDIIDPSKCQGCHNQENHHYNNGYNCQTCHTSDKTTKANASEQYPNAKKPTSYAYKAHEAEGHFLKYAGVGSSTVVKTDCMTCHTDGGIELGRAPERTWRYGNLLTGEDIWVSSDAGACMSCHQKYLSDAAKSHIETNGGILDGVDADDVRTRAAETCKTCHTPEKVMELHGH from the coding sequence ATGATGAAAAAGTTCAATGTTAATGCAGCGACAAAAGCTGTATTAGGTGCCGGACTTCTCTCTTTCGCCTTATCCGGTTGCGGCAGCGACGGTAAAGATGGCGAAGATGGTAAGGACGGCGTCATTGGTGTCAACATCGACACTACACCTACCCTTCAGGCAACCTTTACCAATGCGACAATCGACGCAGGTAAAGTCACGGTCGACTTCAAGCTTCAAGATGCAAACGGCGTTGCCGTACTTGGGCTCACCAAAGACCACGACCTGAGATTTGGTGTCGCGCAGCTGACCCATGTGGTTGAAACCAAAGCCGATGGCGAAACTGCCGATCGCGGCTTCCAATGGCAGGCCTACATCAACAGCGAGAAGGCGCCTAACCCAGACTGGGTACCAGAGGGCGATACCGACATCAATCCGTCTAACCAGTTCCAAGCCAACGTAGAGCAGGCCGCCAAGTGCGACGACTGCCTAGTCGACAACGAAGACGGTAGCTACACCTATACCTTCCAGACCAACATCGCCAACGTCACCTCACCAGTCACTGTGACCTATGACGCCGATGCGACTCAGCGTATTACGCTCGAGCTGGAACAACCTAGCGTCACGGCTAACGCCAACTATGATTTCCAACCTTCTAGTGGCGCGACCAAAGGTATTCAAACCCGCAACGTGGTTGCTATCGAGACCTGTTACACCTGTCACCAGCCAGAGAGTCTGGCACTGCATGGTGGCCGTCGTATTAACATCGAAAACTGTGCCTCTTGCCACACCGCCACCTCAGGCGATCCAGAAACCGGCAACAGCGTCGACTTCACTTACATGATCCACGCCATTCACCGTGGTGAAGAACGTCACACCTATGATGCCGACGGCAACCAGGTGCCAGCACCTTACAAGGTGATCGGCTATGGCGGCGGCGTACATGACTACGGCAAGGTGATGTTCCCACAAAAACCAGCGGCCGATTGTAGCGCCTGTCACGTCGAGGGCAGCAATGCACCGGCAAATGCCGACCTTTACAAGGCAGACCTGAGCAACACAGCCTGTATCGCCTGTCACAGCGAGAAACCATCTTCTCACCACAGCAGCACAGACTGTATGGCCTGTCACAACAGCACCGAACCATACGGCGGCACAGGTAGCGCCTTCAAGCGTCATGGCGACGTATTGAAAGCGTACCAAGATGCCGAGGCGATGAGCGTTAAGTTCAGCAACATAGGTGTTGATGCTAATGGTAAGTTCGTCTTTGACGTACAGGTACTGGGTGCCGATGGCGCCGCCCTGGATGGCGAGCTATTAGATCCAAAATCACGTGTGGTTGTGGCCTGGGATATCGACAAAGACTTCCCTGCCTACAGCGATGCCTCTTATAGCAATCGTCGTATCGCCCTAGAAGAAGGGGTTTACAACGCCGAGACTAAGACTTACACCCTAACCGGTACTAAGTTTGATCTACCTGCCGATGCCAACGGCAAGACCTTCGAGCTCTGGTCAGCGCTGAAAGTCTGCTTCAACAACGGTGGCTATGGCGTTGCCGAGATTAAGCCTACCGCCTGTGCGACCGAAGGCGTACGTAAGGTAGAAGCTAAACAAGAAGCGATGCACTTCGTCTGGAAAGATGGCGCCATCGACGACAGCGCAACACCTGCCGAGCGTCGCGACATCATTGACCCTAGCAAGTGTCAGGGCTGCCACAACCAGGAAAACCATCACTACAACAATGGTTACAACTGTCAGACTTGCCACACTTCTGACAAGACCACTAAGGCTAACGCCAGCGAGCAGTATCCAAATGCGAAGAAACCAACCAGCTACGCCTACAAGGCGCACGAAGCTGAGGGTCACTTCCTCAAGTATGCTGGCGTAGGTTCTAGCACTGTTGTGAAAACAGACTGTATGACCTGTCACACTGACGGCGGTATCGAACTGGGCCGCGCTCCTGAGCGTACATGGCGCTATGGTAACCTGTTAACAGGTGAAGACATCTGGGTATCTTCCGATGCAGGTGCTTGTATGAGCTGTCACCAGAAATACCTGAGCGATGCAGCCAAGTCTCACATCGAGACCAACGGCGGTATCTTAGACGGTGTTGATGCCGATGACGTACGTACTCGCGCAGCAGAAACCTGTAAGACCTGTCACACACCTGAAAAGGTGATGGAACTGCACGGTCACTAG
- a CDS encoding OmcA/MtrC family decaheme c-type cytochrome, translating into MMNVQNNKFKLLLAAGAVSMALTGCGGSDGSDGNPGNPGGPAADAIEVLHLDVTKVEYDNGTPTITVFATNQEDLPVIGLKDLEVKKVVQLLPQGTTGAGNAAEWQYIGSQKAFTDHKNGNYTFTIDVEGYNPELTQRYNIVAKASTLLDGVTLVPQTEIAEDFSGEGYEPLYTKNVVSTASCNSCHAEGQKIYHSYTSVETCVSCHTQEMADEKGKPQVAFNHLIHNVHNDAKMYGRNMDQSAETAHHIVQDNCQACHVQSDELTEWGNWSRIPTMETCTSCHVNIDFKAGKGHSQQNDNSNCVACHNASWTAELHTQAGSDKKALIDQYGLNVESTINTEGTAATISVQVVDASGAAVDINTILPMVQRFEIVTNVGPNNVTLGYGGKDSINAVKNGVVDAKALVEDGKLVYTTSKDLKLGANGIDSETAFTFVGWAMCSDKGEFVTCDDPAFDGSDTDKYTGMKADLAFAALADKAPSMRHVDSVNFTACASCHTTEFEVHKGSHHAGFVLSEQLSHAKDANDMPIIGVDACVACHTPDGTYAGGANKGALEMKLHVVHGEQGIIKDCAQCHNDFNLDAFKAKGALATAAGQYSTPIAATCTSCHTSDSVKAHAESQGAIINGAKDVANDAAQLETCFFCHAPVIEDHTAVKM; encoded by the coding sequence ATGATGAACGTACAAAATAATAAATTTAAGCTGCTACTCGCAGCAGGTGCCGTCTCCATGGCTCTCACTGGTTGTGGTGGCAGCGACGGTAGTGATGGTAATCCTGGCAACCCAGGCGGCCCAGCAGCCGATGCCATTGAAGTACTTCACCTTGATGTCACCAAGGTTGAATACGACAACGGCACACCCACAATCACAGTCTTTGCGACCAACCAGGAAGATCTTCCTGTTATCGGTCTGAAAGATCTTGAAGTGAAAAAAGTGGTTCAGCTACTGCCACAAGGCACGACCGGTGCAGGTAATGCCGCCGAATGGCAATATATCGGCTCACAAAAAGCCTTTACCGACCACAAGAATGGTAACTACACCTTCACCATCGACGTGGAAGGCTACAACCCAGAGCTGACCCAAAGATACAATATCGTCGCCAAGGCCTCGACACTGCTCGACGGCGTCACCCTGGTGCCGCAAACCGAGATCGCCGAAGACTTCTCTGGCGAAGGTTATGAGCCACTCTACACCAAGAATGTGGTCTCAACCGCCAGCTGTAACAGCTGTCACGCCGAAGGACAGAAGATCTACCACAGCTACACCAGCGTAGAGACCTGTGTCTCTTGTCACACCCAAGAGATGGCTGATGAGAAAGGTAAGCCACAAGTTGCCTTTAACCATCTGATCCACAACGTCCACAACGACGCTAAGATGTATGGCCGCAACATGGACCAGAGCGCCGAAACTGCGCACCACATAGTCCAGGACAACTGCCAAGCCTGTCACGTTCAGTCTGACGAGCTCACCGAGTGGGGCAACTGGTCACGTATTCCAACCATGGAAACCTGTACTAGCTGTCACGTCAACATCGACTTTAAGGCGGGTAAAGGCCACTCTCAGCAAAACGACAACAGCAACTGTGTTGCCTGTCATAACGCGAGCTGGACTGCCGAGCTGCACACTCAAGCTGGTAGCGACAAGAAAGCCCTTATCGACCAATACGGCCTGAATGTTGAGTCAACCATCAACACCGAAGGCACTGCTGCCACCATCAGCGTTCAAGTGGTCGATGCCAGCGGCGCCGCCGTTGATATCAACACCATTCTGCCTATGGTACAGCGCTTCGAGATCGTGACTAACGTAGGTCCTAACAATGTAACCCTAGGTTATGGCGGTAAAGACTCTATCAACGCCGTGAAGAATGGCGTGGTCGATGCCAAGGCGCTAGTCGAAGATGGCAAGCTGGTTTACACCACTAGCAAAGATCTTAAGCTAGGTGCCAACGGTATCGACAGCGAGACCGCCTTTACCTTCGTTGGCTGGGCAATGTGCTCAGACAAGGGTGAGTTCGTGACCTGTGACGATCCTGCCTTCGACGGTAGCGACACCGACAAGTACACCGGCATGAAAGCCGACCTTGCCTTCGCCGCACTAGCAGACAAGGCGCCAAGCATGCGTCACGTCGACTCAGTGAACTTCACCGCCTGTGCCTCTTGTCACACCACAGAGTTTGAAGTGCACAAGGGTAGCCACCATGCAGGTTTCGTCCTGTCTGAGCAGCTCTCTCACGCGAAAGACGCCAACGACATGCCTATCATAGGTGTCGATGCCTGTGTGGCCTGTCACACACCTGACGGCACATACGCTGGCGGCGCGAACAAGGGTGCCCTGGAGATGAAGCTGCACGTGGTACACGGCGAGCAAGGCATCATCAAAGATTGTGCCCAGTGTCACAACGACTTCAACCTGGACGCCTTCAAGGCTAAAGGTGCCCTGGCAACTGCTGCTGGCCAATACAGCACACCTATCGCCGCGACTTGTACTTCTTGTCACACAAGCGATAGCGTCAAGGCCCACGCCGAAAGCCAAGGTGCCATCATCAATGGTGCTAAAGATGTCGCTAACGATGCGGCGCAGCTAGAAACTTGTTTCTTCTGCCACGCACCTGTTATCGAAGATCACACTGCGGTGAAGATGTAA
- a CDS encoding DmsE family decaheme c-type cytochrome, with amino-acid sequence MKITNQFKSLFPAVMAAALLTLGISQGAVASKWDAKMTPDEVEATLDKKFAEGQYSPKGADSCLMCHGKSEKVMDLFKGVHGAADSSKSPMAGLQCEACHGPMGKHNRGGNEPMIAFGPDSTLSAEKQNSVCMSCHKDDKRMAWNGGHHDNADVACASCHSVHTDKDPVLSKNTEMEVCTSCHTKQKADMNKRSSHPMKWAQMVCSDCHNPHGTLSDSDLVKPSVNETCYSCHAEKRGPKLWEHAPVTENCVTCHNPHGSVNEGMLKTRAPQLCQQCHASDGHASNAYMGNTDQGSNVGGNAFTGGRSCLNCHNQIHGSNHPSGKLFQR; translated from the coding sequence ATGAAAATCACAAATCAATTCAAAAGCCTGTTTCCGGCGGTGATGGCGGCAGCGCTACTTACCCTTGGCATAAGCCAGGGCGCGGTGGCGTCCAAGTGGGATGCCAAGATGACCCCGGACGAGGTGGAAGCCACCCTGGACAAGAAGTTCGCCGAAGGCCAGTACTCGCCTAAGGGCGCCGACTCTTGTCTCATGTGTCACGGCAAATCTGAAAAAGTCATGGACCTGTTCAAGGGCGTACACGGCGCTGCCGACTCGAGCAAGAGCCCGATGGCCGGCCTGCAATGTGAAGCCTGCCACGGCCCTATGGGTAAGCATAACCGCGGCGGTAACGAGCCGATGATCGCCTTCGGTCCCGACTCTACCCTGTCTGCCGAGAAGCAAAACAGCGTCTGTATGAGCTGTCACAAAGATGACAAGCGCATGGCCTGGAACGGCGGTCACCATGACAACGCCGATGTGGCCTGTGCCTCTTGTCACTCGGTGCACACAGATAAAGATCCTGTGCTCTCTAAGAACACAGAGATGGAAGTCTGTACCAGCTGTCACACCAAGCAAAAAGCCGACATGAACAAACGCTCTTCTCACCCAATGAAGTGGGCGCAGATGGTCTGTAGCGATTGTCACAATCCACACGGTACCCTGTCGGACTCGGACCTGGTCAAGCCCAGCGTTAACGAAACCTGCTATTCGTGCCACGCAGAAAAACGCGGCCCAAAGCTATGGGAACATGCGCCCGTAACTGAAAACTGCGTTACCTGTCACAACCCGCACGGCAGTGTTAATGAGGGCATGTTGAAGACCCGCGCCCCGCAACTTTGTCAGCAGTGCCACGCTAGCGATGGCCATGCCAGCAATGCTTACATGGGCAACACTGACCAAGGTTCTAACGTGGGTGGCAATGCCTTTACCGGTGGTCGCAGCTGTCTGAACTGTCACAACCAGATCCATGGTTCTAACCATCCATCTGGCAAACTATTCCAGCGCTAA
- a CDS encoding MtrB/PioB family decaheme-associated outer membrane protein has product MKFKLNVVTLALIANAGIVIPGMALADGYGIQNANTEKVKFDNWACKRCKIETGVTGTIGAGVGYNDSDDIRSANAFAAENEFVGKVDADVSYISESGYRASIEAQNLGMENGRLDLESGKVGQHKLSLNYRQIATYKTDKAMSPYQGVGGDHLTLPDNWQTAGSSQDMSELYSSLNPLELSLKRKRAGIGFEYQGEELWSTYVNYQREDKTGLKQASGSFFNQSMMLAEPVDYTTDTVEAGIKLKGDNWFTALAYSGSSFKNQYSQLTFDNAFNPTFGAQTQGTMALDPDNEAHTVSLMGQYTAGSTIMSGRVHYGQMSQDQALVTSGYGYQTPVDALDAKVDMKGANLKVVSRINRTVRVNASYDYSDRDNKTNVEEWTQISINSTTGKVAYNTPYDFTTQRAKLGADFRLSRGMKLEAGYDFRRDERSYQDRETTDENTLWTKFHLSAFDNWDMWIKGSYGERDGSEYQASEWTSSESNSLLRKYNLADRQRTMVEARISHTPIEALTIDFGGLYALDDYNETQIGLTESKDVSYDINASYLINDDMMVNAFYNRQNIDSEQAGSSNYSTPNWFGLVEDQVDVIGAGFSYNNLLEKKLRLGVDYTYSDSSSNTQVKQGLSGNYGDYYAKVHNVNVYGQYQATDNMALRLDYKMEKYKDNDPGNSIAPDGIWNVVGFGYNSHDYNAHLIMLSMSYKL; this is encoded by the coding sequence ATGAAATTCAAACTCAATGTAGTCACCCTCGCCCTTATCGCTAATGCCGGTATCGTCATTCCCGGCATGGCGCTGGCCGACGGCTATGGCATTCAAAACGCCAACACAGAAAAGGTGAAGTTCGATAACTGGGCCTGTAAGCGCTGTAAGATTGAGACAGGCGTCACTGGCACTATCGGTGCCGGCGTCGGTTACAACGACAGCGACGACATCCGCTCGGCCAACGCCTTTGCCGCCGAAAATGAATTTGTCGGCAAGGTCGACGCCGATGTGAGCTACATCAGCGAATCTGGCTACCGTGCCAGTATAGAGGCGCAAAACCTCGGCATGGAAAACGGCCGCCTGGATCTTGAGTCTGGCAAGGTAGGTCAGCACAAGCTGAGCCTCAACTACCGTCAGATAGCCACCTACAAGACTGATAAGGCTATGAGCCCTTATCAAGGCGTGGGCGGCGACCACCTGACCCTGCCAGACAACTGGCAGACGGCGGGTTCGAGCCAGGATATGAGCGAGCTATACAGCAGCCTCAACCCACTGGAGCTGTCGCTCAAGCGCAAGCGCGCCGGCATCGGCTTCGAGTATCAGGGTGAAGAGCTGTGGAGCACCTACGTCAACTACCAGCGTGAAGATAAGACCGGCCTTAAGCAGGCATCGGGCAGCTTCTTCAATCAGTCTATGATGCTGGCAGAGCCTGTGGATTACACCACAGACACAGTTGAGGCGGGTATCAAGCTTAAAGGCGACAACTGGTTTACCGCCCTGGCCTACTCAGGCTCGAGCTTTAAGAACCAGTACAGCCAGCTCACCTTCGACAACGCCTTTAATCCGACATTCGGCGCCCAGACTCAAGGCACTATGGCCTTAGACCCAGACAACGAGGCGCACACTGTCTCGCTGATGGGCCAATACACGGCGGGAAGCACCATCATGAGCGGCCGCGTGCATTATGGTCAGATGAGCCAGGATCAGGCGCTGGTTACCTCAGGTTATGGGTACCAGACACCTGTGGACGCGCTGGATGCCAAGGTCGACATGAAGGGCGCTAACCTCAAGGTGGTGTCTCGCATCAACCGCACGGTTCGCGTTAACGCCAGCTATGACTATAGCGACCGCGATAACAAGACCAATGTGGAAGAGTGGACCCAGATCAGCATCAACTCCACCACAGGCAAGGTGGCCTACAACACCCCTTATGACTTCACGACACAAAGGGCTAAGTTGGGCGCCGATTTCCGTCTGAGCCGTGGCATGAAGCTGGAAGCGGGTTACGACTTCCGCCGCGACGAGCGTAGCTACCAGGACCGCGAAACCACAGATGAGAACACGCTATGGACCAAGTTCCACCTCAGCGCGTTCGACAACTGGGATATGTGGATCAAGGGCAGCTATGGCGAGCGTGATGGCTCTGAATATCAGGCCTCGGAGTGGACTTCGAGCGAGTCTAACAGCCTGCTGCGTAAGTACAATCTGGCGGATCGTCAGCGCACCATGGTTGAAGCCCGTATCAGCCACACGCCAATCGAAGCCCTGACCATAGACTTCGGTGGCCTTTATGCCTTAGACGACTACAACGAAACCCAGATAGGTCTGACCGAGTCGAAAGATGTCAGCTACGACATTAACGCCAGCTACCTGATCAACGACGACATGATGGTCAACGCCTTCTACAATCGTCAAAACATAGACTCAGAGCAGGCAGGCAGCAGCAACTACAGCACGCCTAACTGGTTTGGTCTGGTGGAAGATCAGGTCGATGTGATCGGCGCTGGGTTCAGCTACAACAATCTGTTAGAGAAGAAACTGCGCCTGGGCGTGGACTACACCTACTCAGATTCGAGCAGCAACACCCAGGTAAAACAGGGTCTCAGCGGCAACTATGGTGATTACTATGCCAAGGTCCATAACGTCAATGTCTACGGTCAATACCAGGCCACAGACAATATGGCACTGCGTCTTGACTACAAGATGGAGAAATACAAGGACAATGACCCAGGTAACAGCATAGCGCCAGACGGGATCTGGAACGTTGTCGGCTTTGGTTACAACAGCCATGACTACAACGCTCACCTGATCATGCTGAGCATGAGCTACAAGCTGTAA
- a CDS encoding sugar diacid recognition domain-containing protein has translation MYFLDNQLAQQIVDRTMAIIGHNINVMNSQGVILGSGEPHRIGSTHEGALLAISQNRTVELNSASAASLQGVKPGINLPLHYQGEIIGVIGITGEPEHLKAFGELLKMTAEMIVEQANSLDVAQWRARQQEEFILQLIKPEGRDLNHLKIWAQRLDIDLEMPRVAAVLRISDDAGDELANSQLKTVLHLLETPSRGNLIAMTSMTELVILKPAFLDGKAWSAEAESLRIDRLLKRLPSELNARLKISLGHYFPATMDINRSYQTALETLNFGQQLHPEQSKYLYEDHALLVMLSGLKHDWRGEQLLRPFQRLIDRDKNALLRKTLASYLGHFGDQQACAKALFIHRNTLRYRLDKIAQITKVDIQKLDGLLQLYLGQVLLSRGQDQG, from the coding sequence TTGTACTTTCTCGATAATCAACTCGCCCAGCAGATAGTCGATCGCACCATGGCGATCATAGGACACAACATCAATGTGATGAACAGCCAAGGGGTGATACTCGGCTCGGGCGAGCCCCACCGCATCGGCTCCACCCACGAGGGTGCCCTGCTGGCCATCAGTCAGAACCGCACCGTCGAGCTAAACAGCGCCAGTGCAGCCAGCCTGCAGGGGGTCAAGCCTGGCATCAACCTGCCGCTGCACTATCAGGGTGAGATCATCGGCGTAATAGGCATCACGGGAGAACCCGAACACCTCAAAGCCTTCGGTGAGCTATTGAAGATGACCGCCGAGATGATCGTCGAGCAGGCCAACTCGCTCGATGTGGCCCAGTGGCGCGCCCGTCAGCAGGAAGAGTTTATCCTGCAGCTGATAAAGCCCGAGGGGCGGGATCTCAATCACCTGAAGATCTGGGCCCAGCGTCTGGATATCGATCTCGAGATGCCAAGGGTCGCAGCCGTGCTGCGTATCAGCGACGACGCCGGCGACGAGCTGGCCAACTCCCAACTCAAGACGGTACTGCATCTGTTAGAGACGCCGTCACGCGGCAACCTGATCGCCATGACCTCCATGACTGAGCTGGTGATCCTCAAACCCGCCTTCTTAGACGGCAAGGCCTGGAGCGCCGAGGCCGAGAGCCTGCGCATCGACCGTCTGCTCAAGCGTCTGCCCAGTGAACTAAACGCCAGGTTAAAGATTTCCCTAGGCCACTACTTTCCCGCCACCATGGATATCAACCGCTCCTATCAGACGGCGCTGGAAACCCTGAATTTTGGCCAGCAGCTACACCCAGAGCAGAGCAAGTACCTGTATGAAGATCATGCCCTGCTGGTGATGCTCTCTGGGCTAAAACATGACTGGCGCGGCGAGCAGCTACTGAGGCCGTTTCAGCGCCTCATCGACAGGGATAAAAACGCCCTGCTGCGCAAGACACTGGCCAGCTATCTGGGCCATTTCGGCGACCAGCAAGCCTGCGCCAAGGCGCTGTTTATCCACCGTAACACCCTGAGGTACCGCCTGGATAAGATCGCCCAGATCACTAAGGTGGATATTCAAAAACTCGACGGCCTGCTACAGCTCTACCTGGGTCAGGTGCTGCTAAGCCGCGGCCAGGACCAAGGCTAA